In Desulfarculaceae bacterium, the following are encoded in one genomic region:
- the mltG gene encoding endolytic transglycosylase MltG, with protein sequence MRPGVKSTVGLAVAVLLLGLAGFGAYLVGTTWLLGRRASPSGVAVVVDIPKGANLRSAAEILAKAGVVDNARWFALAGRITAEEGPIRAGEYELSPAMNAARILQFLRQGRVKLHYVLIPEGYTLRQIAARLGESGIAEQGEVLRLGRDPDFAAGLGIDHPTLEGYLFPDTYRFPRHLGARAVLSAMVGRFDKVWAGLAPLAKAAGMAQAKVVILASIIQRETAVNREMPLVGAVYSNRLKRGMRLQADPTVIYGLGAAFDGNLTRSDLEKDTPYNTYTRRGLPPGPICSPGREALLAAIQPAKAPYLYFVAKGDGEHQFSVTYAQHVKAVDKYQRHRRAAQPSKTRIDSKN encoded by the coding sequence TTGAGGCCCGGGGTCAAGAGCACGGTGGGCCTGGCGGTGGCGGTGCTGCTGCTGGGCCTGGCCGGGTTCGGGGCCTATCTGGTGGGCACCACCTGGCTCCTGGGCCGGAGGGCCAGCCCCAGCGGGGTGGCGGTGGTGGTGGATATCCCCAAGGGCGCCAACCTGCGCTCGGCCGCCGAGATCCTGGCCAAGGCCGGGGTGGTGGACAACGCCCGCTGGTTCGCCCTGGCCGGGCGCATCACCGCCGAGGAGGGCCCCATCCGGGCCGGGGAGTACGAGCTTTCCCCGGCCATGAACGCGGCGCGCATCCTTCAGTTCTTGCGCCAGGGGCGGGTGAAGCTGCACTACGTGCTCATCCCCGAGGGCTACACCCTGCGCCAGATCGCGGCCCGTTTGGGCGAGTCGGGCATCGCCGAGCAGGGCGAGGTGTTGCGCCTGGGGCGCGACCCGGACTTCGCCGCCGGGCTGGGCATCGACCACCCCACCCTGGAGGGCTATCTCTTCCCGGACACCTACCGCTTCCCGCGCCATCTGGGGGCCCGGGCCGTCCTCTCGGCCATGGTGGGGCGCTTCGACAAGGTGTGGGCCGGTCTGGCTCCCTTGGCCAAGGCCGCCGGCATGGCCCAGGCCAAGGTGGTGATCCTGGCCAGCATCATTCAGAGGGAGACCGCGGTGAACCGGGAGATGCCCCTGGTCGGCGCGGTGTACTCCAACCGCCTGAAGCGGGGCATGCGCCTCCAGGCCGACCCCACCGTGATCTACGGCCTGGGCGCGGCCTTTGACGGCAACCTGACCCGTTCTGACCTGGAAAAGGACACCCCTTACAACACCTACACCCGGCGGGGCCTGCCGCCCGGGCCCATCTGCTCGCCCGGGCGCGAGGCGCTCTTGGCCGCCATCCAGCCCGCCAAGGCCCCCTATCTTTACTTCGTGGCCAAGGGCGACGGCGAGCACCAGTTCTCGGTGACCTATGCCCAACACGTCAAGGCGGTGGACAAATACCAGCGCCACCGGCGCGCGGCGCAGCCCAGCAAGACACGGATTGACAGTAAGAATTAG
- a CDS encoding TetR family transcriptional regulator yields the protein MEAALKVFAQNGFYNSKVSEIARAANVADGTIYLYFQNKDDILISLFEEEMGNILDKMRQSLQTVADPAVKLERFAQQHLIMLEENQELAEIIQVELRQSSKFMKEYKNDGFHQYLNLISSIIKQGQEQGVFRKDILPGVAKRAFFGALDEMSRYWILSPVKKYSTAVAAQQISSFFIQGMLARPETA from the coding sequence ATGGAAGCGGCGCTCAAGGTTTTCGCTCAGAACGGTTTTTACAACTCCAAGGTCAGCGAGATCGCCCGCGCCGCCAACGTGGCCGACGGCACCATCTATCTCTACTTCCAGAACAAGGACGACATCCTGATCTCCTTGTTCGAAGAGGAGATGGGCAATATTCTGGACAAAATGCGCCAGTCGCTGCAAACTGTGGCCGATCCGGCGGTCAAGCTGGAGCGCTTCGCCCAGCAGCATCTGATCATGCTGGAGGAGAACCAGGAGCTGGCCGAGATCATCCAGGTGGAGCTGAGGCAATCATCCAAGTTCATGAAGGAGTACAAGAACGACGGCTTCCACCAGTACCTGAACCTTATCAGCAGCATCATCAAACAAGGCCAAGAGCAGGGGGTGTTCCGCAAGGACATCCTGCCCGGCGTGGCCAAGCGCGCCTTTTTCGGCGCCCTGGACGAGATGAGCCGCTATTGGATCCTGTCTCCGGTTAAGAAGTATTCCACCGCCGTGGCCGCCCAGCAGATTAGCTCCTTTTTCATCCAAGGCATGCTGGCCCGGCCGGAAACGGCCTAA
- a CDS encoding electron transfer flavoprotein subunit beta/FixA family protein, giving the protein MNIVVCIKQVPDTESVIKIAGDGMSIDTGDIKWVMNPYDEFGVEEALRIVKDQGGEVTVVGAGPARVVEALRTALAMGADKAVHIQDDDLYGADPIAVAKMLAKAIEPLNPDIVFFGQRAVDDDSGVVSSAVAEFLGMPQLSVITKVELADGKVKGTRPIEGQTVVLEASLPAVISAQKGLNEPRYASLPGIMKAKKKPLETKTPADLGAERSDFIEIAALNPPPERAPGKTVEGETPGELAANLAKLLKEEAKVI; this is encoded by the coding sequence GTGAACATTGTGGTGTGCATCAAGCAGGTGCCGGACACCGAGTCGGTGATCAAGATCGCGGGCGACGGCATGTCCATCGACACCGGTGACATCAAGTGGGTGATGAATCCCTATGACGAGTTCGGCGTGGAAGAGGCGCTGCGCATCGTCAAAGACCAGGGTGGCGAAGTGACCGTGGTGGGGGCCGGCCCCGCCCGCGTGGTGGAGGCCCTGCGTACCGCCCTGGCCATGGGCGCGGACAAGGCCGTCCACATTCAGGACGACGATCTCTACGGCGCCGACCCCATCGCCGTGGCCAAGATGCTGGCCAAGGCCATCGAGCCCCTGAACCCGGACATCGTTTTCTTCGGCCAGCGCGCCGTGGACGACGACTCGGGCGTGGTCAGCTCGGCCGTGGCCGAGTTCCTGGGCATGCCTCAGCTTTCGGTCATCACCAAGGTGGAGCTGGCCGACGGCAAGGTTAAGGGCACCCGGCCCATCGAGGGCCAGACCGTGGTGCTCGAGGCCTCCCTGCCGGCCGTGATCAGCGCGCAGAAGGGCCTCAACGAGCCCCGCTACGCCAGCCTGCCGGGCATCATGAAGGCCAAGAAAAAGCCTCTGGAGACCAAGACCCCGGCCGACCTGGGCGCCGAGCGCAGCGACTTCATCGAGATCGCCGCCCTGAACCCGCCCCCCGAGCGGGCTCCCGGCAAGACCGTGGAAGGCGAGACTCCTGGGGAGCTGGCCGCCAACCTGGCCAAGCTGCTCAAGGAAGAGGCCAAGGTCATCTAA